The genomic DNA GCCCTGGTCCGGAGCTCCCCAGCGGAACCGGAACCTGGCCCGGGAGGAGGGGCACTTCGCCTCGCACTCCATGCATAGGATGCACTCCTCCTTCTGTAGCAGCTCGCGGTCGAAGGAGGTGGGGCAAAGCGTGGCGCACTCCCGGCAGTCGGAACAGAGCTTTGGCGGAGTCCGCAGAAGGGGGGAGAACCTGGCCGGGATGCCGAGGAGCGTGCCGAGAGGACAGAGGCGGCGGCACCAGGCCCGCGTCTCGTAGCGCTCCAGGAACAGCACGAACCCGAAGAGGAGAGCCGAGGCGAAGGAAAGCGGGTAGAGGGTTTCCCTGAAGGGAAGAACGTAGCTCTTTATGATGTTATAACCGGGCGCGACCAGATCCCGGTGCTCCCCAACGACTCCGTAAATCCCACGCCACCCTTCCCGTACCGACTCCCCCAGGATTGGATGGAAAAAGAAGGTGAGCGCGCGCAGCAGGATCGCAATGGGGTCGAGAAGTCCGGCAAGATTCAGGTTGAAGAGGGAAGCCGCCAGGAGCGGCAGGAGCAGCCAGTACTTCGTCTGCCCCTGAAGGAACCTGAGAGCCCCCCGCTTCCGGATCTTCTTGGTAATCAGGTCGAGAATGGTGCCGAGTGGGCAGATCCACCCGCAGAAGAACCGTCCCAGCAGAAACGCCGCGAAAAAGACCAGGAGCCCCGGCAGAAGGAGCTCCAGGTAGCTTTTCGTTGCGAGCATGGTGGTGACGGCGGTAAGGGGGTTCGCCCGGAAAAAGCTGTTCGCCGCCGCCGAGATCCTGTCGCTCCCCCGATACTCGGTCATCAGGAAGAGCACGATAAACAGCACGAGGAACAGCAGCTGGCTGACGCGGGCCGGGGTAAATCTTCGCTTCATCTAGACCTTCACGATCTTCATCCGCTGGATGTTCATCTCCCCGAGGCCACGCTTGTAAGCGGCAACGGTCACCGGAATATCCGCGGGCTTCATTCCGAAGAGGGTGGTGGCATAGGCATCCGCCGCCACGATATCGGTGGAGGCGATGATCTTGTTGAGCACCTTTACGTCAGCGAGATCGCCCCCCTGGGGACCGTGCGCGGTGAGGATGCGGGTCGCATCGACGATCACCAGATGGCTCTTCACAGCGGCGTTGACGTCGGCAAGGGCGCCCTCCAGCTTTTTGTGGATGCTCCCCCGGTTACCCCCCATGATCCCCATGATGTTCTTGAGGCCGATGGTGAGCTTGCTGAGACCATGATGCTTCGCCACCGGGACGTTGATGAATACGTCAGCCGAAAGGGCTTCGTCGTAAAGCTCCCACTTCTTGAGGGTGTTTCCGTTCAGAAAGACCTTCCGGAACCGCTCGTCTTCGATATGCTTCACCTCGACGTTCTTCATCCCCTTCAGGGCCGGCTCAATGCCGCTGTTCACGTAACAGCGCCGCTCGTCGTTACAGGTCCGGTCGAATACCTTCACCTTCTTGGCGCCTGCCTTCAGGCACTCCTCCACCACCGCCCGGACGACTACCGGGTTAGTATTGGCTCCGTACTCGGATGCCCGGTCCCATCCCATGTTCGGCTTCACGACCACCGTCATGCCCGGCTTCACGAATCTCGCCATGCCTCCAAGCGCATCGATGGCCTTTCGGGTGATCGCAGCATGGTCCCTCCCCTCGGCCACCGCAACCACAGGCCCCTGGGCGGCGAACAGATCCCTCAGCATCCCTTCCAGGATGAGCGACGACAGCCCCATTACCTTGATGAAGCTTCTCCGGTCCATACAAAATCCTCCCTGCATCAGGCGTGAGTTCGGCCCCACTGCCTCATTATCGACAGCATTAACAGGGGATAATCATAATATCGATTCGAGGAATGTCAATATCCTTGCAGGGTGGGTCGGCATAAGGAGGAGCTGCAGCTGAAGGGGGTACTGTGGAAAATGTCGTTAACGGAGCCGGTCCATCTCTATCCGCCCAGATAGGCCTTCACGACCCTCTCATCTGACCGAAGGGCCGCCGACTCCCCTTGCAGAATCACCCTCCCCGTCTCCAGCACATATCCCCTGTCGGAAATTTCCAGGGCGGCGCAGGCGTTCTGCTCCACGAGGAGGATGGTGAGCGAGGCGCTCTTCTTCAGGTCGAGCACCGTCTCGAATATCTTCTCCACCATGAGGGGCGCAAGCCCAAGGGAAGGCTCGTCGAGCATGAGTAGGCGCGGCTTGCACATGAGCGCCCGGGCGATCGCCAGCATCTGCTGCTCCCCCCCCGAAAGGGTCCCCCCCGCCTGACCTATCCGCTCCCTCATCCGGGGGAAGAGGTCGAGGACATACTCCAGGCGCTCCGCCATCTCGTGCTTCGAGAGAAGGTATCCCCCCATCATCAGGTTCTCCCGCACCGAAAGGTCGTAGAAAATCCGCCGCCCCTCCGGGCAGTGGGAAATGCCGCGCCCGACGATCTCGTGAGGCGGCACGCCGTCAATCCGCGCCTGCTCCAGCTCGATGTTTCCGGATGAAACGGCGTGCATTCCGGATATGGCCTTGAGGGTCGAGCTCTTCCCCGCGCCGTTGGCGCCGATGAGGGTGACGATCTCCCCGGCGGCCACCTCCATGCTGACCCCCCTGAGGGCCTGCACGTGGCCGTATGATAGGTGCACGTCAGTGAGTCGGAGCATGTTTCCCTCCGCCGAGGTACGCCCTGATAACCTCCGGGTTGCTCCTGATCTCCTGGGGCTTCCCTTCGGCAATCAGCTCCCCGTGGTCGATAACACAGATCCGGTCCGAGATTCCCATAACCATCCGCATGTCGTGCTCGATCATGACGACGGTGATACCCCTGTGGCCGATCTTGCGGACCAGCTCCATGACGAAACCGGTCTCAGTCGGGTTCATCCCCGCCACCGGCTCGTCCAGGAGCAGCACCCGCGGCTCGACGGCCAGAGCCCTGGCGATCTCCAGCATTTTACGTTCGCCGTAGGTGAGGTTGCGGGCAAGGTGATCGCGGCGGCGCTCCAGGCCGACGAATTCCAGAAGCTCCCGGGCCTTCCGCGCCTGGTGCTTCTCGTCGTTGCGGAACGCGGCAGTGCGGGCGATGGCCGCCAGCATCCCGCTCTTCATGTGGATCTCGCGTCCGATGAGCACATTTTCGAGAAGGGTCATTTCGGCAAAGGGCTTCAGGTTCTGGAAGGAGCGGGCAAGCCCCATCCGCGCCACCTCGAAGGGCTTGCGGCCGGTGATCTCCCGCCCCTCGTAGAAGACTTTCCCGCCGGTCGGCGTAAAGGTGCCTGTGACGGCATTGAAAAAAGTCGTCTTCCCCGCGCCGTTGGGCCCGATGATGGAGAGGATCTCCCCCTCCACGACCTTCACCGAGACGCCGCCCAGGGCGCGCACGCCGCCGAACTGCACGGAGAGGCCTTCGGTAACGAGTATCTCAGGCGATGCCATCTTCGCGATCCTCGATTTCTTCGGTGATGAGCCTGCTGCCGAGAAGCCCGTGGGGGCGGAACACCATGAACGCGATCATCACGGCGCCGAATATGAGCATGCGGTAGAGAGCGAACTCCCGCAAAAACTCCGGCAGGACGATGAGGAGAAACGCCCCCGTGATGGAGCCCACCACGTTTCCGATACCTCCGAGCACCACCATGCAGAGCACCATCACCGATTCGTAGAAGGTAAAGGAATCGGGGGAGATGAACCCCTGCTTCACCGCGAAGAGCGACCCGGCGATGCCGCCGAAGAAAGCGGAAAGGGAGAAGGAGAGGAGGTGCTTCTGGAAGACGTTGATCCCCAGCGCCGCCGCCGCCATCTCGTTTTCCCGTATCGCCACCCAGGTCCGGCCGTAGCGCGAGTCGGCCAGCCGCGAGACCATCAGGGCTATGATGACCAGGAAGACGAGGGCGAAATAGTAGAAATCGAGAGGGTCGTCCATCTGCCACAAGAAGAGAGACGGCCGCTTGATGCCGAGGACGCCGTTGGGCCCCCCGGTGAACTCGGTCATGTTGGTGAGGAAGATGCGGACTATCTCTCCGAAGCCCAGTGTCACCACCGCCAGATAATCCCCTTTGAGGCGAAGCGCCGGAATGCCGAGGAGGACCCCGCAGAGCATGGCGATCAGGCCGGACAGGGGAAGCGCCAGCCAGAAGCTCGTCACCGCGAATTTCGCTGTGAGAAGCGCCGTCGTATAGGCCCCTACGGCATAGAAGCCGATGAAGCCGAGGACGAGGATACCGGTAAGGCCGACGGTGATGTTGAGGGCCGTGGCAAGGATCGCGTAAAGGAGAGCGCTCGTCAGCACGTCGAGCATGTAGGTCGAGGAACCGAGCGGCACGATGATGGCTGCCGCCAGCACGAGCCCCACCGCAAGCCGCTGCCGGCGCACGACGCTGCGCACCGCCTTCTCCCTGAACCGGATGATCTTCGTGTTTCTCTCGGCGAAGCCGGCGAACCACCGCAAGCCCCACACCGCCAGCAGAACGACCGGCAGGAGCACGATCCGCTTTTGCAGGAAGGGAAGGAAGATGAGAAGCATCCCCAGGTAGAAGAAGAGGTCGTTGCGCAGGTTACGCACGCTCGCTGGCCCCCTTCCCCAACAGCCCCGACGGGCGGAACACGAGGACCGCGATCAGGATGAAGAACGCATAGACATCCTTGTACTCCACGGAGAAGTACCCTGCCCCGAGCGCTTCGATGATGCCGAGGAGAAAGCCCCCCACCATGGCGCCGGGGACGCTGCCGATCCCGCCGAGGACCGCGGCGGTGAACGCCTTGATCCCGCCGAGGTACCCGATGGAGAAATTGATGGTCCCGTAGTAGAGGCCTATCATAACCCCCGCGCAGGCGGCCAGGAACGACCCTGCCATGAAGGTGACCGAGATGACCGTATCCACGTTTATCCCCAGTAGCGACGCCATATAGGGATCTGTGGAGGTGGCCTTTATGGCGATGCCGAGGCGGGTGCGATTGATGAACCAGTAGAGGAGGAGCATGAGGAGGACCGACGACAGGATGATGGCTACCTGAAGCCCGGTAAAGGATACGCCGCCTGCGGTGATTGTCTTCATCCCCATGGTCTGGGGGAATATCTTGTCCTTGGCCCCCATGGTGATCATCACGAAGTTCTGGAGGAAGATCGAGGCACCCAGCGCGCTGATGAGGGGCGCAAGCTTAGGTGCATTCCTGAGGGGGCGGTAGCAGATCCGCTCAAGGTAGTAGCCGTAAAGTGCGCAGAGAACCGCCGCGGATACAAGGACCGAAACGAGGACGATCAGCATGTTCCCCTGCACGGCAGGGGGCATTGCGGGAAGAAGCGATATGAGGATGAAGCCGAGGTACGCCCCCACCATGTAGATCTCGCCGTGGGCGAAGTTGATGAGCTTGAGGACCCCGTAGACGAGGGTATAGCCGAGAGCGATGAGGGCGTAGCTTCCGCCTATGGTGACGCCGTTCAGGAGATGCTGAAGGAACATGAAAAGCCTTATGTTGAGCTAGCGCGAGGCGGTCGATCGTTATAGGGAAGAACAGCCTGCGAGAGGGATAAGGTAGCAAAAAGAGGAGGGGATGGGAAGGTGTAAAAACCGTGTTTGGCTTCGTGCGGAATGATGCCGGATCAGCTCGTGAATCGACCTCTCCTTATTATTAAAAATCATATTTATACTCGTTAAGTGAACGGGTATATTCATGCCGCGGGACCGTATTAAGAGGAGCAATGGCAATGGGTCCAGAACCATTGTAAACGGTGAATTGAACCAGCTCGGGTATGAGGCGTACGATATGCGTTTCAGCACGCCAGGATGGAATGATACGACGGTACCGCCATTCAGTTATATTTATAATTAAATTAAAGCTAGAAACTACCGGACCCGATACCTCTCCAGAAAGCGGGAGCCGTACCGGAAAAAAAGGACGGCTTTGCCTGCAGGTAGCCGACCAGCCCACCGCGCGTGAAACCCATCCCAACAGGAGGTAGTACATAATGCTGATCCGTATTGCAACAACCGCCGCAACAATCATTGCCCTTACCGTGTCTCTGGCCGCTGCCGAGTCAATCAACCTCGTGGGGGGCTCCACCTCCGTGATCACAGTAATCAACCCGGTCAAAGCGGCTTTCGAAAAATCGACGGGCATAGAGCTCAAGGCGACGGCAGTCGGATCGAAGGTAGCGCTGCAGAAGCTGGATGCGGGTGAAGCCGATGCCGCTACCGCCGCTCACTCATTCGATGAACTGATGGAGGTCGTCAAGAAGGACAAGGTTGAACTGAAAAATCCTGTGGACAAGCTGAAAGTCTCTCATCTCGCTCCCGCGACATCATACAGCATCATCGTCAATCGGTCGAATCCGGTGAACGCCCTAACCAAGGAACAGCTGGCCGGAATCTTCTCCGGCACAATCACCAACTGGAAAGAGGTTGGCGGCAACGACGCGCCGATAATCTGCGTCCTCGGCAACATGAATCCCGGCAGCAACGACCTTTTCAGCAAGACCTACCTGGACGGGAAGAAGATCACCGTCGAGACCCTCGACGTCTCGACCGTCAACGATCTGCGGCAGAATGTGTCCAGCAATCCGGAAGCTATCGCATTCATCGTGGCATCCATGGTAGATGGCACCGTCAAAGCCGTTGAGGCCCCTGTAATGAAGTCCAAGCCGATAATTCTGCTCACTGTCGGCAGCCCTGCTCCGAAGGTGCAGAAGCTGATCGACTTCATCAAGACGGATGGCTCGAAGTACATCAAATAGTGACGGCTTTCATACTGATTGGACGAGGCCGGCACCCCCGGCCTTTTCCTTTTTCTCTGCCCTACAGGTCGGCCGCCCTACCCGCCGTTGCCTGGCCATTCTTCCACCATAGGAAAAAAGATGGCGAATCAGATAGGGACGTGCGACAGTTGCGAGCATCCACGGTGATGTGCGGCAGGAACCTGTTATAATGAGGTCAGGATGAATAGGATTTAGATCTCAGGAGGAAACCATGAAAAGATTTTTCGCTCTTTCACTCTGCCTCGCAGCCGCTTGCTCTACGCTTCCCGGATGCTACGGAAAAATGGCCCTGACGCGGAAGGTTTACCAATTGAACGGCGAAGTCAAGGACAGGTACCTCAGGAGCGCCGTGACCTGGGCTTTCATCATCGTGCCGGTCTATGGGGTGTCGGCTCTGGTGGACTTCGTCCTGTTCAACACCATCGAATTCTGGAGCGGTGACAATCCCGTAGCCGCGGGCGAGAAGAACATCCACTACAGCAAGGATGGGGAAAACTTCGACATCCTCGTCACGAGAAGAGGAAATGATGTACGGTACACCATTGACAGGAACAGGGACGGACTGCATCTGGATACACTCGTTATCGACTGGAATACCGTGACACAGACCTCGCATGCTGCTCTGAACGGATTCGGCAAGACGGTGGAACTCACCGCACAACCGGATGCAGGGGGCGTGAAAGTCTCGCAACGTCAGGAACCGGGAATGGAGACACTGCTGTACGCTGCGCTGGGGAAATAGAGACATGGCCTACTGGCTCTTCAAAACCGAACCTTCCACCTTCTCGCTTGAAGACCTGAAGAATCGACCCGGCATGACGGAACACTGGGACGGAGTCCGCAACTACCAGGCCCGCAACTTCCTGCGGGACCGGATAAAGGCAGGCGACGGCGTGCTCATCTACCACAGCAGCATTCCCGAGCCAGCGGTGGCGGGTATCGCGGAGGTCGTCCGTGAGGGATACCCAGACTTCACCGCCCTCGATCCGGAGAGCAAATACTTCGACCCGAAATCCTCGCCCGAGAAGCCGATCTGGTACATGGTCGATGTTCGCTATGTGGAAACATTGCAGCGTGCCGTCACGCTGGAGAGAATCAAAGGGAACCCGCTCCTGGCAGAGATGCCGCTCGTGAAACGCAGCCGGCTGTCGATCCAGCCGGTGACGCCGGAAGAATGGCAGATAATCCTTTCGATGGGGAGAGCATGAAGATGGACACCACGGCACTTACCCGCTGCGCCTGGGCCGGCAGCGACCCCCTCTACCTGGCCTACCACGACACCGAGTGGGGAGTGCCGGTGCACGACGACCGGCTCCTGTTCGAATTCCTCATACTGGAGGGTGCCCAGGCAGGGCTGTCATGGATCACCATCCTCCGCAAGAGAGCGGCCTACCGCAGTGCCTTCGCCGGGTTCGATCCGGAGGCTGTGGCACGGTTCGACACGGACAGGGTAGCGGCTCTGCTGACAGATCCCGGCATTGTCCGCAACCGCCTGAAGATCGAATCCGCAATCACCAACGCCCGTGCATTCCTGAAAGTCAGGGAGGAGTTCGGCACCTTCGACGCCTACCTGTGGCGCTTCGTGGAGGGGCGACCGATACGCAACGCATGGAAGAGCACCTCGGAAATCCCCGCCACCACCCCCGTCTCCGACGCTCTGAGCCGCGACCTGAAGCAGCGCGGATTCCGCTTTGTGGGCAGCACCATCTGCTACGCCCACATGCAGGCTGTGGGGATGGTCAACGACCATACCGTGGACTGCTTCCGCTGGCGCGAGTTGGGAGAGAATGAGCCATTGGGAGGGGAAACGAAATGAATGGGAAGAACCTGCGCCTGCTTGGCCGGGAGGAGCTGCCCAGCCGTCAAGCGAGCATCCAGGAGATGGTCGCCGAGCTGCAGGAAGAGCTTCGACGGGGGTCGGCGGTATATACCGCTGACGAGCTCCGGCTGCTGGAGAGAAAGCTGGCTGAGTACGAAGAGCTGTTGCGGAGCCTGCTGGCGCCGTAACCTGCTCCCGCCGGGCTGTTCGTCGGAATGAACCCTGCTCATCCGCCATGAAGTTCCCCCCCCCTCCATGAGGGACCTGCCGATCGGCGACATTCTTCGTGACACGCCGTGGGCACTCGCACTCGAAACAGCTTGACTTAAATATTGCTATACATTAATTTTCCGCACATGCTGGAAACAACTCCAGCCGG from Geobacter sp. DSM 9736 includes the following:
- a CDS encoding ABC transporter ATP-binding protein: MASPEILVTEGLSVQFGGVRALGGVSVKVVEGEILSIIGPNGAGKTTFFNAVTGTFTPTGGKVFYEGREITGRKPFEVARMGLARSFQNLKPFAEMTLLENVLIGREIHMKSGMLAAIARTAAFRNDEKHQARKARELLEFVGLERRRDHLARNLTYGERKMLEIARALAVEPRVLLLDEPVAGMNPTETGFVMELVRKIGHRGITVVMIEHDMRMVMGISDRICVIDHGELIAEGKPQEIRSNPEVIRAYLGGGKHAPTH
- a CDS encoding substrate-binding domain-containing protein, coding for MLIRIATTAATIIALTVSLAAAESINLVGGSTSVITVINPVKAAFEKSTGIELKATAVGSKVALQKLDAGEADAATAAHSFDELMEVVKKDKVELKNPVDKLKVSHLAPATSYSIIVNRSNPVNALTKEQLAGIFSGTITNWKEVGGNDAPIICVLGNMNPGSNDLFSKTYLDGKKITVETLDVSTVNDLRQNVSSNPEAIAFIVASMVDGTVKAVEAPVMKSKPIILLTVGSPAPKVQKLIDFIKTDGSKYIK
- a CDS encoding DUF3332 family protein → MKRFFALSLCLAAACSTLPGCYGKMALTRKVYQLNGEVKDRYLRSAVTWAFIIVPVYGVSALVDFVLFNTIEFWSGDNPVAAGEKNIHYSKDGENFDILVTRRGNDVRYTIDRNRDGLHLDTLVIDWNTVTQTSHAALNGFGKTVELTAQPDAGGVKVSQRQEPGMETLLYAALGK
- a CDS encoding branched-chain amino acid ABC transporter permease, which encodes MRNLRNDLFFYLGMLLIFLPFLQKRIVLLPVVLLAVWGLRWFAGFAERNTKIIRFREKAVRSVVRRQRLAVGLVLAAAIIVPLGSSTYMLDVLTSALLYAILATALNITVGLTGILVLGFIGFYAVGAYTTALLTAKFAVTSFWLALPLSGLIAMLCGVLLGIPALRLKGDYLAVVTLGFGEIVRIFLTNMTEFTGGPNGVLGIKRPSLFLWQMDDPLDFYYFALVFLVIIALMVSRLADSRYGRTWVAIRENEMAAAALGINVFQKHLLSFSLSAFFGGIAGSLFAVKQGFISPDSFTFYESVMVLCMVVLGGIGNVVGSITGAFLLIVLPEFLREFALYRMLIFGAVMIAFMVFRPHGLLGSRLITEEIEDREDGIA
- a CDS encoding DNA-3-methyladenine glycosylase I, with translation MDTTALTRCAWAGSDPLYLAYHDTEWGVPVHDDRLLFEFLILEGAQAGLSWITILRKRAAYRSAFAGFDPEAVARFDTDRVAALLTDPGIVRNRLKIESAITNARAFLKVREEFGTFDAYLWRFVEGRPIRNAWKSTSEIPATTPVSDALSRDLKQRGFRFVGSTICYAHMQAVGMVNDHTVDCFRWRELGENEPLGGETK
- a CDS encoding ABC transporter ATP-binding protein, with the protein product MLRLTDVHLSYGHVQALRGVSMEVAAGEIVTLIGANGAGKSSTLKAISGMHAVSSGNIELEQARIDGVPPHEIVGRGISHCPEGRRIFYDLSVRENLMMGGYLLSKHEMAERLEYVLDLFPRMRERIGQAGGTLSGGEQQMLAIARALMCKPRLLMLDEPSLGLAPLMVEKIFETVLDLKKSASLTILLVEQNACAALEISDRGYVLETGRVILQGESAALRSDERVVKAYLGG
- a CDS encoding 4Fe-4S binding protein codes for the protein MKRRFTPARVSQLLFLVLFIVLFLMTEYRGSDRISAAANSFFRANPLTAVTTMLATKSYLELLLPGLLVFFAAFLLGRFFCGWICPLGTILDLITKKIRKRGALRFLQGQTKYWLLLPLLAASLFNLNLAGLLDPIAILLRALTFFFHPILGESVREGWRGIYGVVGEHRDLVAPGYNIIKSYVLPFRETLYPLSFASALLFGFVLFLERYETRAWCRRLCPLGTLLGIPARFSPLLRTPPKLCSDCRECATLCPTSFDRELLQKEECILCMECEAKCPSSRARFRFRWGAPDQGPLMERRVLIGGLLSGFFLARLFRFREPTAQARMLRPPGVRDEEEFLKKCVRCGECMKVCLRSALYPGMFQAGIEGLYTPVLIPRLGYCEYNCTLCGQVCPTGAIPDLPPGQKRREVIGKAVLDKNHCIPFAHRIDCIVCEEHCPIPQKAIRSEVVTLTDFSGKTVTVKMPYVVEEICNGCGICENVCPLEGKSAIEVFSVKDRTPIEEHPAEAPKDVADPYS
- a CDS encoding EVE domain-containing protein, producing the protein MAYWLFKTEPSTFSLEDLKNRPGMTEHWDGVRNYQARNFLRDRIKAGDGVLIYHSSIPEPAVAGIAEVVREGYPDFTALDPESKYFDPKSSPEKPIWYMVDVRYVETLQRAVTLERIKGNPLLAEMPLVKRSRLSIQPVTPEEWQIILSMGRA
- a CDS encoding branched-chain amino acid ABC transporter permease, which translates into the protein MFLQHLLNGVTIGGSYALIALGYTLVYGVLKLINFAHGEIYMVGAYLGFILISLLPAMPPAVQGNMLIVLVSVLVSAAVLCALYGYYLERICYRPLRNAPKLAPLISALGASIFLQNFVMITMGAKDKIFPQTMGMKTITAGGVSFTGLQVAIILSSVLLMLLLYWFINRTRLGIAIKATSTDPYMASLLGINVDTVISVTFMAGSFLAACAGVMIGLYYGTINFSIGYLGGIKAFTAAVLGGIGSVPGAMVGGFLLGIIEALGAGYFSVEYKDVYAFFILIAVLVFRPSGLLGKGASERA
- a CDS encoding DUF362 domain-containing protein gives rise to the protein MDRRSFIKVMGLSSLILEGMLRDLFAAQGPVVAVAEGRDHAAITRKAIDALGGMARFVKPGMTVVVKPNMGWDRASEYGANTNPVVVRAVVEECLKAGAKKVKVFDRTCNDERRCYVNSGIEPALKGMKNVEVKHIEDERFRKVFLNGNTLKKWELYDEALSADVFINVPVAKHHGLSKLTIGLKNIMGIMGGNRGSIHKKLEGALADVNAAVKSHLVIVDATRILTAHGPQGGDLADVKVLNKIIASTDIVAADAYATTLFGMKPADIPVTVAAYKRGLGEMNIQRMKIVKV